In the Syngnathus scovelli strain Florida chromosome 8, RoL_Ssco_1.2, whole genome shotgun sequence genome, one interval contains:
- the pou3f3a gene encoding POU domain, class 3, transcription factor 3-A codes for MIWRMATATSSPYLASSRVLTGPVAHSDRRGGSMQPANGVVTSVSSSAFRGDPSVKMVQNDFMQGATMVSSNGGHMLSHAHQWVTSLPHAAAAAAAAAAAAAAEVGAAWPASSQPPETKRGSGREDIHSGAALHHRGSHLGGHQAHPGGWGGSINITEGQTQQHQQQQSLVYSQPAAFTVNGMLSTQSLMHAGALVRGNSPELDHPHHHHHHHHHPHHHHHPHHQHAHHQHQHHHQHHHQEAHSDEDTPTSDDLEHFAKQFKQRRIKLGFTQADVGLALGTLYGNVFSQTTICRFEALQLSFKNMCKLKPLLNKWLEEADSSTGSPASIDKIATQGRKRKKRTSIEVSVKGALESHFLKCPKPSAQEINGLADTLQLEKEVVRVWFCNRRQKEKRMTPPGLPRSPDNAYSQVGSMGADTPPPSIDCKRMYSDT; via the coding sequence ATGATTTGGAGGATGGCTACAGCCACCTCTAGCCCGTACCTCGCCAGCAGCAGGGTTTTAACCGGCCCGGTTGCTCACTCTgacaggagaggcgggagcATGCAGCCGGCAAACGGTGTGGTCACCTCGGTGTCTTCCAGCGCTTTCAGAGGGGACCCGTCGGTCAAGATGGTGCAAAATGACTTCATGCAAGGGGCCACCATGGTGTCCAGCAACGGGGGGCACATGCTCAGCCATGCCCACCAGTGGGTTACGTCGTTGCCCCACGCTGCAGCCGCGGCGGCCGCTGCGGCTGCGGCAGCTGCCGCAGAAGTTGGTGCTGCGTGGCCGGCCAGCTCCCAGCCCCCGGAGACGAAGAGAGGCAGCGGGAGGGAGGACATCCACTCGGGCGCCGCTCTGCACCACCGCGGCTCTCATTTAGGGGGTCATCAAGCACACCCTGGTGGCTGGGGAGGCTCCATAAACATTACTGAGGGTCAGACCCAGCAGCACCAGCAACAACAGAGCCTCGTTTACTCCCAACCCGCCGCCTTCACTGTGAACGGGATGCTCAGCACCCAGAGCCTCATGCACGCGGGTGCGCTTGTACGCGGGAACTCCCCAGAGCTGGACCACCCtcatcaccaccatcaccaccaccaccatcctcaccatcatcatcatcctcatcaccaGCACGCACACCATCAGCACCAGCATCACCACCAGCATCATCACCAAGAGGCGCACTCGGATGAGGACACGCCGACCTCAGACGACCTGGAGCACTTCGCTAAGCAGTTCAAGCAGCGTCGCATCAAGCtgggttttacgcaagccgacGTGGGTCTGGCCCTGGGAACTCTGTACGGCAACGTCTTCTCGCAGACCACCATctgtcggttcgaggcgctgcaGTTGAGCTTCAAGAACATGTGCAAGCTGAAGCCGCTGCTGAATAAGTGGTTGGAGGAGGCCGACTCGAGCACCGGCAGCCCGGCCAGCATCGACAAGATCGCCACGCAGGGACGCAAGCGAAAGAAACGCACGTCCATCGAGGTGAGCGTCAAAGGCGCATTGGAGAGCCACTTTCTCAAGTGCCCCAAGCCGTCGGCGCAAGAGATCAACGGCTTGGCGGACACGCTGCAGCTGGAGAAGGAGGTGGTACGCGTCTGGTTCTGCAACCGCAGGCAGAAGGAAAAGCGCATGACGCCGCCCGGGCTCCCGCGAAGCCCGGATAACGCGTACTCGCAGGTGGGCAGCATGGGCGCGGACACGCCGCCACCCTCCATAGACTGCAAGAGGATGTACAGCGACACGTGA
- the gpr45 gene encoding high-affinity lysophosphatidic acid receptor, protein MAFCNESLLEGCDFMEPDDANQATSSPPSEPGTPLISVTLRVTLAAIMIFMITIGFLGNSIVCLIVYQKPAMRSAINLLLATLAFSDIMLSLLCMPFTAVTLGSTGWSFGSGFCRASIMLYWLFVLEGVSILLIISVDRFLIIVQRQDKLTPHRAKVLIAGSWLLSLCVSLPSIVGWRTGTAGAGVVWVPQCVLGYSESVADRAYTVLLAVAVFFAPFSVMLYSYMCILNTVRRNTLRVHSHASEPSCLPALNQVSKMRLIGLQRPPQIKVDMSFKTRAFTTILILFVGFSVCWLPYTVVSLLAVFSRQFYFSPNFYPISIGALWLSYLKTVFNPIIYCWRIRKFREACQEFFPKSCRLCPRVGGRSRRRVRPSNIYVCSETQSAV, encoded by the coding sequence ATGGCTTTTTGCAATGAAAGCCTGCTGGAAGGATGTGACTTCATGGAGCCGGACGATGCTAATCAGGCCACCAGTAGTCCACCATCCGAACCTGGAACTCCTCTCATATCGGTCACCCTGCGTGTAACTTTGGCCGCTATTATGATCTTCATGATTACCATTGGTTTCCTGGGCAACTCCATCGTGTGTTTGATCGTCTACCAGAAACCGGCCATGCGCTCCGCAATCAACCTGTTGCTGGCGACGCTGGCCTTCTCCGACATTATGCTCTCGCTCCTTTGCATGCCCTTCACCGCCGTCACGCTGGGGAGCACCGGCTGGAGCTTCGGGAGTGGATTTTGCCGCGCCTCCATCATGCTTTATTGGCTCTTTGTCTTGGAGGGGGTCTCCATACTTCTCATCATCAGCGTGGATCGCTTCCTCATCATCGTGCAGCGTCAGGACAAGTTGACCCCGCACAGGGCTAAGGTTTTGATCGCGGGCTCGTGGCTGCTTAGTCTGTGCGTGTCCTTACCGTCCATCGTGGGTTGGAGGACGGGCACGGCAGGTGCAGGGGTGGTCTGGGTCCCGCAGTGCGTGCTGGGATACAGCGAGTCGGTGGCCGATCGCGCTTACACCGTCCTCTTGGCGGTGGCGGTCTTCTTCGCCCCCTTTTCGGTCATGCTCTACTCATACATGTGTATCCTGAACACGGTGCGACGCAACACCCTACGCGTCCACAGCCACGCCAGCGAGCCCTCCTGCCTGCCGGCCCTCAACCAAGTCAGCAAAATGAGACTCATCGGTCTGCAGAGACCCCCGCAGATTAAGGTGGACATGAGCTTCAAGACCCGGGCTTTCACTACCATCCTCATCCTTTTTGTGGGTTTCTCCGTGTGCTGGCTGCCCTACACCGTGGTCAGCCTGCTGGCGGTCTTCAGCCGCCAGTTCTACTTCAGCCCCAATTTCTACCCAATCAGCATCGGTGCTCTGTGGCTCAGCTACCTGAAGACAGTTTTCAACCCAATCATTTACTGTTGGAGGATCCGAAAGTTCCGGGAAGCCTGCCAGGAGTTTTTTCCCAAAAGCTGCCGCCTGTGTCCCAGGGTCGGTGGCCGCAGCCGAAGGAGAGTGCGACCCAGCAACATCTACGTCTGCAGCGAGACTCAGTCGGCTGTATGA
- the c8h2orf49 gene encoding ashwin, whose translation MLGNTNMATSCELAGKAIHASDVDILLHPELLSQDFLQLILNEKKISSKDCGSRNQLVDLYVRHVIPRPQRTLPDNRWGKRMAKTRGKQAPAGLRPDRDYFRSSHSISYGSAKIKKPEMSTVSSSGVADRLKPPPALNLANPIRRLSGSSSTLSPSSSSSSMSSSNQKFSRCPDTASLKREANCSGVSMSPEVKKKIQHVTWP comes from the exons ATGCTGGGTAATACCAACATGGCGACCTCCTGTGAATTAGCCGGCAAAGCTATTCACGCTTCGGACGTGGATATCTTACTACACCCTGAATTGCTGTCTCAAGATTTTCTTCAGTTGATTTTGAATGAG AAAAAGATAAGTTCCAAAGATTGCGGGAGTCGGAACCAACTCGTAGACCTCTACGTACGACACGTTATCCCGCGACCTCAGCGCACTTTACCCGACAACCGCTGGGGAAAGAGGATGGCGAAGACTCGAGGCAAACAAGCCCCAGCCGGCCTGCGACCGGACAG GGACTACTTTAGGTCCTCTCATTCTATTTCCTATGGCTCAGCAAAAATCAAGAAGCCGGAAATGAGTACAGTGTCGTCATCAGGAGTGGCCGACAGGCTAAAACCCCCACCGGCGCTAAATCTGGCCAACCCCATTCGTCGTTTATCTGGCAGCTCATCTACAttgtcaccatcatcatcatcgtcgtcaatgTCTTCTTCCAACCAGAAGTTTTCACGCTGCCCTGACACAGCAAGCCTAAAGCGGGAAGCAAACTGCTCT GGTGTTTCAATGTCTCCAGAGGTGAAGAAAAAGATTCAGCATGTGACATGGCCATGA
- the fhl2a gene encoding four and a half LIM domains protein 2a: MNDRYDCHYCKESLFGNKYVLREENPYCVKCYESLYSNSCEDCKKPIGCNTRDLSYKDRHWHEDCFKCFQCKRSLVDKPFSTKDEQLLCTECYSNEYSSKCHECKKTIMPGSRKMEHKGNSWHETCFTCQRCQQPIGTKSFIPKDNHNFCVPCYEKQFAMQCVHCKKPITTGGVTYRDQPWHKDCFLCTSCKQQLFGQRFTSRDDFAYCLNCFCNLYAKKCASCTTPISGLGGSKYISFEERQWHNDCFNCKKCSVSLVGRGFLTERDDILCPECGKDI, translated from the exons ATGAACGACCGCTACGACTGCCACTACTGCAAGGAATCCCTGTTTGGGAATAAGTATGTCCTGCGAGAGGAAAATCCCTACTGTGTAAAATGTTACGAGAGTCTGTACTCCAACTCTTGCGAGGACTGCAAGAAACCCATTGGATGCAATACCAGA GATCTGTCTTACAAAGACCGCCACTGGCATGAAGACTGCTTCAAGTGCTTCCAGTGCAAGCGCTCCCTGGTGGACAAGCCCTTCTCCACTAAGGACGAGCAGCTCCTGTGCACTGAGTGCTACTCCAACGAATACTCCTCCAAGTGCCACGAGTGCAAGAAAACCATCATGCCTG GCTCCAGGAAGATGGAGCACAAGGGGAACAGCTGGCACGAAACCTGCTTCACCTGCCAGCGATGCCAGCAGCCCATTGGCACCAAGAGCTTCATCCCAAAGGATAACCACAACTTCTGCGTGCCCTGCTACGAGAAGCAGTTCGCTATGCAGTGTGTGCATTGCAAGAAG CCCATCACCACTGGTGGCGTGACCTACCGTGACCAGCCTTGGCACAAGGACTGCTTCCTGTGCACCAGCTGCAAGCAGCAGCTGTTTGGCCAGAGGTTCACCTCCAGAGACGACTTTGCCTACTGTCTCAACTGCTTCTGCAACCTCTACGCCAAGAAGTGTGCATCCTGCACCACGCCCATCAGCG GCCTCGGAGGCAGCAAGTACATTTCTTTTGAGGAGCGCCAGTGGCACAACGACTGCTTCAACTGTAAGAAGTGCTCAGTGTCCCTGGTGGGCCGCGGCTTCCTGACCGAGCGTGACGACATCCTGTGCCCGGAGTGTGGCAAAGACATCTGA
- the nck2a gene encoding cytoplasmic protein NCK2a translates to MTEEVIVVAKWDYTAQQDQELDIRKNERLFLLDDSKTWWRVRNTANQTGYVPSNYVERKNSLKKGSLVKNIKDTLGLGKTKRKTSARDTSPTPSSDTEYPSNGSGLGMGGGGGGGGGGGGGGAAERINDLNIPAVVKFSYTAGRDDELTLMKGSRVLVMEKCNDGWWRGSQAGRVGWFPSNYVQEEMVGPDDRGEGDSSRIYHTQGTMLANGSAGGVLDLVQTLYPFSSVTEEELNFEKGEVMEVMEKPENDPEWWRCKNSRGMVGLVPKNYVMVLDERPGPPSSTPVSPRNRHVAASRSGRFAGRDWYYGNITRHQAERILNERGDDGDFLVRDSESSPSDFSVSLKAPGKNKHFKVQQCDGVYCIGQRRFTSMEELVEHYKKAPIFTSEHGERLYLVKALLRNTHTSVVFAHTHTYIHTHTQTNTAP, encoded by the exons ATGACAGAGGAGGTGATTGTTGTAGCCAAGTGGGACTACACAGCCCAGCAGGACCAGGAACTTGACATTCGAAAAAACGAGCGCCTGTTCCTGCTGGACGACTCTAAAACATGGTGGCGTGTCCGCAACACCGCCAATCAGACAGGCTACGTGCCGTCCAACTACGTCGAGCGCAAGAACAGCCTGAAGAAAGGCTCACTGGTGAAGAACATCAAGGACACGCTAG GTTTGGGAAAAACAAAGAGGAAAACAAGTGCCCGCGATACTTCGCCGACGCCGAGCTCCGACACGGAATATCCCTCCAACGGTAGCGGCCTTGGAATGGGAggaggtggtggcggcggcggcggcggcggcggaggagggGCCGCAGAGAGAATCAACGACCTCAACATCCCCGCTGTGGTCAAGTTTAGCTACACGGCAGGGAGGGATGACGAGCTGACCTTGATGAAGGGCTCCCGGGTGCTGGTGATGGAGAAGTGCAACGACGGGTGGTGGCGAGGCAGCCAGGCGGGACGTGTGGGCTGGTTCCCTTCCAATTACGTGCAGGAGGAGATGGTAGGGCCAGATGACAGAGGGGAGGGGGATTCTTCACGGATATACCACACTCAAGGGACCATGCTGGCCAACGGGAGCGCCGGCGGCGTGCTGGACCTAGTGCAGACCCTCTACCCCTTCAGCTCCGTCACGGAAGAGGAGCTCAATTTCGAGAAGGGCGAGGTCATGGAGGTGATGGAGAAGCCGGAGAACGACCCTGAGTGGTGGCGGTGTAAGAACTCGCGTGGCATGGTGGGCTTGGTTCCTAAAAACTATGTGATGGTGCTGGACGAGCGACCCGGCCCACCGTCCTCCACGCCCGTGTCGCCGCGCAACCGCCACGTGGCGGCGTCGCGGTCGGGCAGGTTCGCCGGGAGGGACTGGTACTACGGCAACATCACCCGACACCAGGCCGAGCGCATCCTTAACGAGAGAGGCGATGACGGCGACTTCCTCGTACGAGACAGCGAGTCGTCG cCTAGTGACTTCTCAGTGTCTCTGAAAGCGCCGGGCAAGAACAAACActttaaagtgcagcagtgcgacGGCGTCTACTGCATCGGCCAGCGCAGGTTCACTTCCATGGAGGAGCTGGTGGAGCACTACAAGAAAGCTCCCATCTTCACCAGCGAGCACGGAGAAAGGCTGTACCTGGTCAAAGCACTGCtgcgaaacacacacacaagcgttgtcttcgcacacacacacacatacatacacacacacacacaaacaaacactgcTCCCTGA